From a region of the Sulfuriferula plumbiphila genome:
- a CDS encoding HPP family protein has product MKHIIKNLGITFSYQLPLPGHREKWISGLGGAVGIAMTLWISQLVPGHHAILIVASMGASAVLLFAAPHSAFSTPWAVLGGHVISALIGIACAWLVPNLFIATPLALGLAIVCMYYLHCIHPPGGATALIAVMGGPEIHAMGLDYILFPILVNAGILVAVAMVFNQLLRARQEAHVADVESHLHLPEKYLIRHSDLVYALSEIQSYIDVSEEDLLRVYNLATEHAHPGEMERDK; this is encoded by the coding sequence ATGAAGCACATAATAAAAAACCTAGGCATTACTTTCTCGTACCAGTTGCCCTTGCCCGGTCACCGTGAAAAATGGATTTCCGGCTTGGGTGGCGCAGTGGGTATTGCCATGACGCTATGGATCAGCCAGCTGGTTCCTGGTCATCATGCAATTCTGATCGTGGCGTCGATGGGTGCCAGTGCAGTATTGCTTTTTGCCGCCCCGCATAGTGCATTTTCCACGCCGTGGGCAGTTCTGGGTGGCCATGTTATCTCCGCCCTCATCGGGATTGCGTGTGCCTGGCTAGTACCCAATCTATTCATTGCCACACCGCTGGCACTCGGGCTGGCCATCGTCTGTATGTACTACTTGCATTGCATCCATCCGCCGGGCGGCGCCACTGCTTTAATCGCAGTGATGGGCGGACCGGAGATTCACGCGATGGGACTGGATTACATACTCTTTCCTATCCTGGTGAATGCCGGCATTCTGGTAGCGGTAGCGATGGTCTTTAACCAGCTATTGCGCGCTAGACAGGAAGCTCACGTAGCGGACGTGGAATCCCATCTGCATCTGCCGGAAAAATATCTTATTCGGCACAGTGACCTGGTCTATGCCTTGTCGGAGATTCAGTCCTACATCGACGTGAGCGAGGAAGATTTGTTGCGTGTCTACAATCTGGCGACAGAGCATGCGCATCCCGGCGAAATGGAGAGGGATAAATGA